The Methanocaldococcus infernus ME region CTCTTCTCTATCCAACACTTACTCACCTTGCAACTTTAATATGGCTTCAGCAATATCTCCATTACACTCTTCTAAAGCTTTCTTAGCCTCTTCCTTTGAAACATTACATTGTTCAGCCACTAAGTTGATGTCTTCCTCTGTTATCTCAACCTTAACCTCTCTCTTAACCTTCTTAGGCTTTCCCATAACTGAATAACTTTTTATTCCAAAAAGCTCCATCTCCTGAACTTTTGGCTCTTCAAAGATCCACTCCTCTTCATCAAAGATAAAGACAACTCTCCTAACTTTCAAATCCTTAGCATCCATCTCAAAGTCTTTCATCATCTTCTGCATTTTCTTTATCATCCTTGGATTAAGCTTTCCTGGGAACATCTCTTCACCCCTTTCAAATTTAAAATAAAAATTATAAAAAAGATGTCATATATAATTTGCTTAAAAAATAGATTTAAATTAAAACAGCTCTTGATATACAGATTTTAACTTCCTTCCCTCTTCTTAAGTTCATTCTATAAGCTTTTGATCTTATAACCTCTGAGTATAACTTAGTGCCATCAACATCTAAGATAACTCTAACAGTTGATAAACTTAAAGGATAGACATCTAAAACTTTGGCATTAAAAATATTATCTTTTTTATAGAATCTACAACCTCCTCCATTCCCAACTAATATTATATCCTCTGGCCTTATGGCTAAGAGGCCATTATTATCTTTAACCTCATTCTTTTCAAGTGTAATACATAAGTCTCCATCAAATACAATTTTTCCATCTTCCTCTCTAACCTTACCCTTCAAAAAGTTTTTATAGCCTACAAACTTAGCCACAAATTCATTTTTAGGATGTTTTATAACTTCTTCAGTTTCTCCAAATTGTTCAATTCTTCCCTCTCTAATAATAGCTATTTTATTTGATAGAGCTAAAGCTTCTATGAAGTCATGGGTTACATGAATAAAGGTTATCTCAGAACTTTCATGAATATTCTTTAGCTCAGAGATTAGGGCTTCATGGTTTAACCTATCTAAAGCATTCAGTGGCTCATCTAATAAAATAACCTCTGGCTCCAAAACTAAGGCTCTTGCTAAAGCTACTCTCTGCTGTTCCCCACTACTTAAAGTTTCAGGCTTCCTATTTAGGAGATGAGAGATTCCTAAGGCTTCACTCACTTCCCTAACCTTCTTTTCTCTAACCTTTTTATCTCTAATTCCAAAGCCTATATTGTCAAAGACTGTTAGGTGAGGGAAAAGATATTTTCCATGGCACATAACTATTTTTCTCTTATTTATTGGCTTCTCTGTAATGTCTTCTCCATTTAATATTATCTTTCCCTCATCCAACTTTCTAAATCCTGCTAAGATCTCTAAAAAAGTTGTTTTTCCAGAACCACTCAAGCCAAGTAGGACAAAATAGTCATTTTTGTTTATCTTTAAGTGGTCAATACTTAAAGTGAAATGAGCTAATCTTTTCTTTAAATTTATAACCTCTAACATCTCATCTCCCCAATACACAGAATCTTTCCAAGTTTAACAGCTTTGATATCCCAGCTATGGTTGTGCCATAGAAGATAATTCTTTTATTGTACTTCTTAGCCAAGTTGTAAATTTCTTCAAAGGTTCCATTAACTATGGTTGAGCCTGTAGCTAAAACAATGTCAGATTTCTTTATTAGCTCTTCATTGTTACTTCCATGGATAACCTTAACTCCATACTTCACCTTTCCAACATTCTCAGGGTTTAGGTCAGAGACTATAACATTCTCAGCTCCAAAGGTTTTAACTAACTCCTTAACAAAGGCTGGCTGAAAGCCAATAATCCCTACTCTCTTTATATTCTCTTCCTTCAACATCTTAGCCAACTCTTTTGCACACCTCTCTGGCTCATCCCCTTTACAGTGTTCAGTCTTATCAGTAAGGTTGAGATATTTCATAACAGCATTTAGCACAGCTACAAGCTCTTGAATATTATTTCTCTCTAAAACCTCTCTTATAGTTCCTTCAAACTCTATAGGCTTGTCTGTAAAAGCCTCTCCTTTACAGTCTTTAAGGTAAGCTCTTAACAAAACTTCTTTTCCAGTAACTAAGGGATAATCCTTTATCCTCTTAGTGTCAAGCTTTGGATCAGCTACTTTAATAACCACTTTCTCATCAAGTAAATTATATTTCTCAACCAAATCTTCTAAAAATTTTTTAACATTCATAACTTCTCCCTAAGATTAGTTTTATTGACAAAATAACTAAGATAGCTATAACAATGTGAATTAGAGAGATGGTTAAAGCCAAATCTATATTCCCAATTGAAACATTTAAAAATATTGCTGTTGGTAAAGTCTCTGTCCTGAACTTTGTAGCTCCAGCCAGCATTAGAGTGGCTCCAAACTCTCCAAAGGCTCTTGCCCAGCCTAATATGATGCCAGCAATGATTCCATTTTTAGCCATGGGTAAGAGAACTCTGAAGAAGCTTTCAAGCTTTGAACACCCTAAGCTTTGGGCTATATACTCATACTTTATATCAATACTTTCAAAGATAGCCCTTGAAGTTTTAATGATAAAAGGAGTTGCTATAAAGAATTGAGCTAAAATTATTCCATTTGGAGTAAAAATAAGAGGTAGAATAGAATTAACAAACTTTCCAATTGGGGAGTTTCCTAAGAATATGAGTAGAGAGAACCCTGAAACTAAAGGAGGAAGAAGAATAGGAAGGTTTATTAAGCTATCTATGACCTCTCTCCCAGGAAAGGAGTGTCTTGCTAAGAAATAGGCTGATGGAACTCCTATGAGAGAGGCTAAGAGAATAGCAACAATTGAACACTTAATACTTAAGAGTGTGGCAAATCTAACTTCATCAGAGGTTAGTGAGTGTAAGAGAGAATTTATAGAGATGTTTAAGAAGATAGTTAATATTATGGTAAGAACAAACAATATAAAGAATGCTAAAGTAAGTAGGGAAAGAGATTCTAAAGCTTTCATTCTATAACCTCAAATCCATACTTTTTAAAAATTTTCTTCCCCTCAGTTAAAACAAAGTTGTAAAACTTCTCAGCATCTTCCTTATCTTTTGTAGTCTTCAATATTGCAATAGGGACAGTTTTAATTACATTGTATTTAGGCTCTATTTGAATGACATCAACCTTATTTTCATAACCTGTTACACTTGACTTCCACACTATTCCAGCATCAGCATCACCTTCAGCAACATAAAGAAGAACTTGGTTAACTGTAGCCCCCTTAACAACAATATTTTTCTCTATTTTTTCTTTTAGTGTTGGATAGTCTTTTCCAAACTTTTCCATGATTTTTTTAAAGGCTCTACCAATAGCTATATGCTCATCTCCAACAGCTAACTTAATATTAGGCTTAGCTAAATCCTCTAAACCTTCTATATGCTTAGGATTTCCTTTTTTAACAACAATAACAGGAATGTGCTTAGTTAAATTTGCATATTTTAAAATATAGCCCTTCTCTTTTAATTTTTCAACATAAAAATAAGCTCCAGGCATGAAGATGTCTCCTTCCTTGGTGGCTAAGATCTTAGCATATAGGTAGCCAGAGCCTGCATAGTCAAATTTAACCTTAACTCCATACTTCTCTTCAAACAACTTCCCAATCTCATCCATAGGCTTCTGCATCCCAGCCCCAACATAGGCATGAATCTCTTTCTCTTCTTTAGTAGTAGTACAGCCACAAATTAAAACTAAAAGAAGTAAAATAATAAGAAGGAGTTTCTTCAATATAGCCCACCTATATAGTTTATATAGTTTTCGGAATAAGGAAACTTATTTCCTATATAGTATAGAAAATTATATATAAAACTTACGGCAATAGTTTTCCTTAAAGGTGGTACTATGCTAAAGCTTCTATATAATGGAGAGCTAATAAGAGAAAATGATATCATAAAGAAAGCTTCTTCCTCAGTAACTCTAATTCAGACAAAGGAGCATAATATTATAGTAGATACTTCAACAAAGGATAAGAGAGAATTAATAATAAAAGAGCTAAATAAGCTAAATTTGGAGCCAAAGGATATAGATGTTGTCATCAATACACATAGGCACTATGATCACATAGAAAATAATGATCTATTTAAGGAAGCTATAGTTTATGCCTCTCCAAAGGAGTGTGTAGAGAGGTGTAAAGGCTGCTTAGTGTATAAAAAATTAGATGAGATAGAAGAGTTTGAGCCCATAGAGAACTTTAAAGATGATGAGATAACAATTATAAATACTCCTGGGCACACCTATGGCTCTATCTCTGTTATTTATAAAGACTATGTGGTTGTT contains the following coding sequences:
- a CDS encoding nascent polypeptide-associated complex protein; translated protein: MFPGKLNPRMIKKMQKMMKDFEMDAKDLKVRRVVFIFDEEEWIFEEPKVQEMELFGIKSYSVMGKPKKVKREVKVEITEEDINLVAEQCNVSKEEAKKALEECNGDIAEAILKLQGE
- a CDS encoding ABC transporter ATP-binding protein; its protein translation is MLEVINLKKRLAHFTLSIDHLKINKNDYFVLLGLSGSGKTTFLEILAGFRKLDEGKIILNGEDITEKPINKRKIVMCHGKYLFPHLTVFDNIGFGIRDKKVREKKVREVSEALGISHLLNRKPETLSSGEQQRVALARALVLEPEVILLDEPLNALDRLNHEALISELKNIHESSEITFIHVTHDFIEALALSNKIAIIREGRIEQFGETEEVIKHPKNEFVAKFVGYKNFLKGKVREEDGKIVFDGDLCITLEKNEVKDNNGLLAIRPEDIILVGNGGGCRFYKKDNIFNAKVLDVYPLSLSTVRVILDVDGTKLYSEVIRSKAYRMNLRRGKEVKICISRAVLI
- a CDS encoding Rossmann-like domain-containing protein codes for the protein MNVKKFLEDLVEKYNLLDEKVVIKVADPKLDTKRIKDYPLVTGKEVLLRAYLKDCKGEAFTDKPIEFEGTIREVLERNNIQELVAVLNAVMKYLNLTDKTEHCKGDEPERCAKELAKMLKEENIKRVGIIGFQPAFVKELVKTFGAENVIVSDLNPENVGKVKYGVKVIHGSNNEELIKKSDIVLATGSTIVNGTFEEIYNLAKKYNKRIIFYGTTIAGISKLLNLERFCVLGR
- a CDS encoding ABC transporter permease gives rise to the protein MKALESLSLLTLAFFILFVLTIILTIFLNISINSLLHSLTSDEVRFATLLSIKCSIVAILLASLIGVPSAYFLARHSFPGREVIDSLINLPILLPPLVSGFSLLIFLGNSPIGKFVNSILPLIFTPNGIILAQFFIATPFIIKTSRAIFESIDIKYEYIAQSLGCSKLESFFRVLLPMAKNGIIAGIILGWARAFGEFGATLMLAGATKFRTETLPTAIFLNVSIGNIDLALTISLIHIVIAILVILSIKLILGRSYEC
- the modA gene encoding molybdate ABC transporter substrate-binding protein, whose protein sequence is MKKLLLIILLLLVLICGCTTTKEEKEIHAYVGAGMQKPMDEIGKLFEEKYGVKVKFDYAGSGYLYAKILATKEGDIFMPGAYFYVEKLKEKGYILKYANLTKHIPVIVVKKGNPKHIEGLEDLAKPNIKLAVGDEHIAIGRAFKKIMEKFGKDYPTLKEKIEKNIVVKGATVNQVLLYVAEGDADAGIVWKSSVTGYENKVDVIQIEPKYNVIKTVPIAILKTTKDKEDAEKFYNFVLTEGKKIFKKYGFEVIE
- a CDS encoding MBL fold metallo-hydrolase is translated as MLKLLYNGELIRENDIIKKASSSVTLIQTKEHNIIVDTSTKDKRELIIKELNKLNLEPKDIDVVINTHRHYDHIENNDLFKEAIVYASPKECVERCKGCLVYKKLDEIEEFEPIENFKDDEITIINTPGHTYGSISVIYKDYVVVGDAIPLRDNLFKNIPPRVRVDYRSAMGSLKRIKMLKKNIVTGHDGIIYKDEY